TTTTGCATTTAATTCTCCAACTTTTCCAGGGAATGTTTCTTTTATTACTTCAATAAGGGATTCAATACTTACTTCTTGGGTTTTTTTAGCAAAATATCCTAAAATAATCGTGTTAACAATGTTACGGCCTAATAAGTCTAATGCAATTCCTGTAGCATCAATACTATAAATATTGTGTTTACCACTTCCTTTGTATTTTTCAGGAATATTAATTATTATCTCTGAATCATCTTTTATCCCTGAGAATACATCAACCACATTCATTAATCCATCGTCAAGAACTAGTACATAGTCTGGATTATATATTTGATATCTTAAATCGATAGGTTTATCATCAATTCTTGTAAAAGCCATAACTGGAGCT
The sequence above is drawn from the Methanobrevibacter oralis genome and encodes:
- a CDS encoding pyruvate ferredoxin oxidoreductase subunit gamma, which encodes MIEIRFHGRGGQGSVTAAEILAKAAFKDGKYVQSFPFFGVERRGAPVMAFTRIDDKPIDLRYQIYNPDYVLVLDDGLMNVVDVFSGIKDDSEIIINIPEKYKGSGKHNIYSIDATGIALDLLGRNIVNTIILGYFAKKTQEVSIESLIEVIKETFPGKVGELNAKATQKAYEMG